A genomic window from Pungitius pungitius chromosome 12, fPunPun2.1, whole genome shotgun sequence includes:
- the LOC119220223 gene encoding uncharacterized protein LOC119220223, producing MAPGLILRISVICILLSGSSAVSPANKVPAMHNFGDDDEAWFSDLVAPSNWRASQDTPPVPVPTNRPSAPYRPVTFPPPKNLPDAPRSAETVMLVNGRPRDWSRENPDTSLLFPLSPNFQTSDPGRPQPGRVVKYPSENTGPSWHAAPPTGDDDDNDDYDNNVSKGSSPSPAPQSGPLASSPALGPVGPIYPVALGRPSAGLSGGERPGFSQTPNLPQKPVAVTQAASEPLPPPSGISPRVIVQSRNGYERASYLQSKSRYSPQVHPVSSTHVWGEPRAEVPSKAEW from the exons ATGGCGCCTGGACTCATTCTGCG GATTTCCGTGATTTGTATTTTGCTGTCTGGCAGCAGTGCCGTCTCACCAGCTAATAAAG TGCCCGCCATGCATAATTTCGGGGATGACGATGAAGCGTGGTTTTCCGACTTGGTCGCGCCGAGTAACTGGCGCGCTTCACAAGACACACCCCCGGTCCCCGTTCCCACCAACAGGCCCTCTGCGCCCTACAGGCCCGTGACGTTCCCGCCTCCAAAGAACCTGCCCGACGCGCCGCGTTCTGCTGAGACGGTGATGCTTGTTAACGGGCGCCCAAGAGACTGGAGCCGGGAGAACCCCGACACGAGCcttctgtttcctttaagcCCAAACTTCCAGACGAGCGATCCGGGAAGGCCTCAGCCGGGCCGCGTGGTCAAATACCCGTCTGAGAACACGGGACCGTCTTGGCATGCAGCCCCGCCgactggtgatgatgatgataatgatgattatGACAACAACGTAAGCAAGGGGTCTTCGCCCTCCCCCGCCCCGCAAAGCGGCCCGTTGGCTAGTAGCCCGGCTCTTGGGCCAGTCGGGCCCATCTATCCGGTTGCGCTGGGAAGGCCCTCGGCCGGCCTCTCTGGAGGCGAACGGCCCGGCTTCAGTCAGACTCCAAACCTGCCACAGAAACCAGTCGCCGTCACCCAGGCGGCGAGCGAACCGCTCCCGCCTCCCTCCGGAATCAGTCCGCGCGTCATCGTCCAGTCCAGAAACGGCTACGAGCGAGCCAGTTATCTGCAGAGCAAGTCCAGGTACTCTCCACAAGTCCACCCTGTGAGCTCAACGCATGTTTGGGGGGAACCCAGAGCTGAAGTACCCTCAAAG GCTGAGTGGTGA